A genomic region of uncultured Roseibium sp. contains the following coding sequences:
- a CDS encoding thiamine pyrophosphate-dependent enzyme, translated as MNTQSLDWIRVGHTDDLPEGRVKTVTARTTSICLSHFDGQWAAMENHCPHQRGPLGEGSIEKGTDGKCWIRCPWHGWDFDPLTGKPPGGHEDSGQQIYPLKIENNEIFVGLEAEPEHERTATDVMAETMVNWGVKRVFGMVGHSNLGLADAIRLQVNKGKLGYVGIRHEGAAAFAASAYGKLTGKPAGCLTIAGPGATNLMTGLWDAKVDRAPVLALTGQVQTQVFGPGAFQDIDLKSAFEAVSRFSQPVLSTSNHAELMSLALKTAIVERDVANLIFPDDVQTIPSEMPAGHPEGRLGGMAISPSPDDLAKAAEMINGAKRPTIVLGYGAKDVRDKVIALAGKIGAPVMTTFKGKGLIPDTHPLAAGVLGRSGTPIASWFMNEADLIISLGSSFANHTGIAPYKPIIQVDFERMQLGKFHPVTLPVWGEIGTFCDLIASSVSKAADAADQKAELVERWAIWRQEKETRLSEDHGGGIHSAAIFKALTELCPDDAIIPVDVGNNTYSFGRYFEPRGQRILMSGYLGSIGFSLPAALGAWCATQDFEEYRGRKVISISGDGGFGQYAMEFTTAVKYGMNITHILLNNSELGKISKEQRSGEWPVWETNLTNPSFAAFARLCGGHGHRVTEASELSDAIAKAIAHDGPSLVEIITDADLV; from the coding sequence ATGAACACGCAATCGCTTGACTGGATCAGGGTCGGCCACACGGACGATCTGCCCGAAGGCCGCGTGAAAACCGTGACCGCGCGCACCACCTCCATCTGCCTGTCGCATTTCGACGGCCAGTGGGCGGCCATGGAAAACCACTGCCCGCATCAGCGCGGACCGCTCGGGGAAGGATCAATCGAAAAGGGCACTGACGGCAAGTGCTGGATCCGTTGCCCGTGGCACGGCTGGGATTTCGATCCACTCACCGGCAAGCCGCCCGGTGGACACGAGGACAGCGGCCAGCAGATCTACCCGCTCAAGATCGAGAACAACGAGATCTTCGTCGGCCTCGAGGCGGAACCGGAGCACGAGCGCACCGCAACCGATGTCATGGCCGAAACCATGGTCAACTGGGGCGTCAAGCGCGTCTTCGGCATGGTCGGTCACTCAAATCTCGGCCTTGCCGATGCCATCCGGCTTCAGGTCAACAAGGGCAAGCTCGGTTATGTCGGCATCCGTCACGAAGGTGCAGCGGCCTTCGCCGCCTCGGCCTACGGCAAGCTCACAGGCAAGCCGGCCGGCTGCCTGACCATTGCCGGCCCTGGCGCGACAAACCTGATGACCGGCCTTTGGGACGCCAAGGTTGACCGCGCGCCTGTCCTGGCGCTCACCGGTCAGGTGCAGACCCAGGTCTTCGGCCCAGGCGCGTTTCAGGACATCGACCTGAAATCCGCTTTCGAAGCCGTTTCCAGGTTTTCCCAGCCTGTCCTGAGCACGTCCAACCACGCCGAACTCATGTCGCTCGCCCTGAAGACGGCCATCGTCGAGCGCGATGTCGCCAACCTGATTTTCCCCGACGACGTCCAGACTATCCCGAGCGAAATGCCGGCTGGACACCCGGAAGGCCGTCTTGGCGGAATGGCGATCTCGCCCTCGCCGGACGATCTCGCGAAAGCCGCGGAAATGATCAACGGTGCGAAGCGGCCGACCATCGTGCTCGGTTACGGTGCCAAGGATGTACGTGACAAGGTCATCGCGCTGGCCGGGAAGATCGGCGCTCCGGTGATGACCACCTTCAAGGGCAAGGGATTGATCCCGGACACGCACCCGCTGGCTGCGGGTGTGCTCGGCCGATCCGGCACGCCGATCGCCAGCTGGTTCATGAACGAGGCCGACCTGATCATCTCGCTCGGCTCGTCCTTTGCCAACCACACCGGGATCGCGCCCTACAAGCCAATCATCCAGGTGGATTTCGAGCGCATGCAGCTCGGCAAGTTCCACCCCGTGACGCTTCCGGTCTGGGGTGAAATCGGCACCTTCTGCGACCTGATTGCCAGCTCCGTGTCCAAGGCGGCGGATGCCGCCGACCAGAAGGCGGAACTCGTCGAGCGGTGGGCCATCTGGCGGCAGGAAAAGGAAACGAGGCTGTCGGAAGATCATGGCGGCGGCATTCATTCCGCGGCCATCTTCAAGGCACTTACGGAACTTTGCCCGGATGATGCCATCATCCCCGTCGATGTCGGCAACAACACCTATTCCTTCGGCCGATATTTCGAACCGCGCGGCCAGCGCATCCTGATGTCCGGCTATCTCGGCTCCATCGGTTTCAGCCTACCCGCTGCCCTTGGCGCCTGGTGCGCGACACAGGACTTCGAGGAGTACAGGGGCCGCAAGGTCATCTCCATTTCCGGTGATGGCGGCTTCGGTCAATACGCGATGGAGTTCACCACCGCCGTCAAATACGGGATGAACATTACCCATATCCTGCTCAACAATTCCGAGCTTGGAAAGATCTCCAAGGAGCAGCGGTCCGGGGAGTGGCCGGTCTGGGAGACCAATCTCACCAACCCTTCCTTCGCCGCCTTCGCCCGTCTCTGCGGCGGTCACGGGCACAGGGTCACGGAGGCGTCCGAACTCTCCGACGCCATCGCAAAGGCGATTGCCCATGACGGCCCCTCGCTCGTGGAAATCATCACCGATGCGGATCTGGTGTGA
- a CDS encoding Rieske 2Fe-2S domain-containing protein: protein MSVQYTPVIWNRNKIFYDAVLLIAVALYLYIYIRVAPGFEDVTKPIDGATLRMRAFGSCAFLMLTVILCIGPLARLDRRFLPLLYNRRHFGVMTAGIAAVHANYVLGWYYNFAPTDKYVALLSSNTNYGQVLGFPFETLGIAALLILFVLAATSHDFWLSFLGAPIWKALHMSIYAAYAFVVLHVALGALQGAGDPIFTSVVAASVVLVSALHVTTGRMEARRDRGEETAKASLQQQGWLVAGELDEIDDDCAKVVTLSDDERVAIFKYDGKLSAITNACAHQNGPLGEGKVLWGCITCPWHGYQYNLSDGRAPAPFTEKISTYRLQLIGSTILLDPNALPPGTHVDPVEIGEAA, encoded by the coding sequence ATGAGCGTTCAATACACGCCGGTGATCTGGAACCGGAACAAGATCTTCTATGACGCAGTTCTGCTGATAGCCGTGGCGCTCTATCTCTACATCTACATCCGCGTTGCCCCCGGCTTCGAGGATGTGACCAAGCCGATTGACGGCGCGACCCTGCGCATGCGTGCCTTCGGCAGTTGTGCCTTCCTCATGCTGACGGTGATCCTCTGCATCGGGCCGCTTGCCCGGCTCGACCGCAGGTTCCTGCCGCTTCTTTATAACCGCCGCCATTTCGGTGTCATGACCGCCGGGATTGCCGCCGTGCACGCCAACTATGTCCTCGGCTGGTATTACAATTTCGCGCCGACCGACAAGTATGTCGCGCTTCTGTCCTCCAATACGAACTACGGCCAGGTCCTCGGATTTCCGTTCGAAACGCTCGGCATTGCCGCGCTCCTGATCCTGTTCGTGCTGGCGGCGACCAGCCACGATTTCTGGCTGAGCTTCCTGGGGGCGCCGATCTGGAAAGCGCTGCACATGTCCATCTATGCGGCCTACGCCTTCGTTGTGCTGCATGTCGCGCTCGGCGCGCTTCAGGGAGCGGGCGATCCGATCTTCACCAGTGTCGTTGCGGCCAGCGTCGTTCTGGTCTCAGCGCTGCACGTCACCACGGGCCGGATGGAAGCAAGACGCGACCGGGGCGAGGAAACCGCGAAGGCATCGCTCCAGCAACAGGGCTGGCTGGTCGCAGGGGAACTCGACGAGATCGACGACGACTGCGCCAAGGTCGTGACCCTGTCGGACGACGAACGCGTTGCCATCTTCAAATATGACGGCAAGCTCTCCGCCATCACCAATGCCTGCGCGCACCAGAACGGCCCGCTCGGAGAAGGCAAGGTTCTGTGGGGCTGCATCACCTGTCCCTGGCATGGCTACCAGTACAATCTGAGCGACGGGCGCGCCCCGGCTCCCTTCACCGAGAAAATTTCCACCTACCGGCTGCAGCTGATCGGGTCGACAATCCTGCTCGACCCGAACGCCTTGCCGCCCGGCACCCATGTTGACCCTGTCGAGATCGGAGAAGCGGCATGA
- a CDS encoding alpha/beta hydrolase, with the protein MRDSGAGRPVVLIHGWSCPGQFFHNQIDGLQGDARCLVPDLPGHGLTGDSLPLSIEAAADAVHAELAERDITDAIVCGWSMGALVAYSMIERYGPDRLSAFVAIDMTPKVLNTSAWQNGTLNGLNAELNQVFLDAIVPDWPKLPGRIASRLFADGLPVGQVQKEKAAQEIAKADPKLLKPMWASLTAQDFRPLLEGFPVPFHLVAGHRSQLYGAGVHRWHEETVPDFQLHLFDRSGHAPHMEEPARFNALLLDLIEQA; encoded by the coding sequence ATGCGCGACAGCGGGGCAGGGCGCCCCGTGGTGCTCATTCACGGCTGGTCCTGTCCCGGCCAGTTCTTTCACAATCAGATCGACGGCCTCCAGGGAGATGCGCGCTGCCTCGTGCCCGATCTTCCGGGTCACGGGCTGACCGGCGACAGCCTGCCGCTGTCGATCGAGGCGGCGGCCGACGCGGTGCATGCCGAGCTGGCGGAACGGGACATAACCGACGCCATCGTCTGCGGCTGGTCCATGGGCGCACTGGTTGCCTATTCGATGATCGAGCGTTACGGCCCGGATCGATTGTCGGCTTTCGTTGCGATCGACATGACGCCGAAAGTGCTGAACACGTCCGCCTGGCAGAACGGAACGCTGAACGGGCTCAATGCGGAGCTCAACCAGGTGTTCCTCGATGCGATTGTTCCGGACTGGCCGAAGCTGCCCGGACGGATTGCGAGCCGGCTGTTCGCGGACGGTTTGCCCGTCGGGCAGGTGCAGAAGGAAAAGGCGGCGCAGGAAATTGCGAAAGCCGATCCCAAACTCCTGAAGCCGATGTGGGCTTCGCTCACCGCGCAGGATTTTCGGCCTCTGCTGGAGGGTTTTCCGGTGCCGTTTCACCTGGTCGCGGGACACAGGAGCCAGCTCTATGGGGCGGGCGTTCACCGCTGGCATGAAGAGACCGTGCCCGACTTTCAGCTGCACCTTTTCGACCGCTCGGGCCATGCGCCGCACATGGAAGAACCTGCCAGGTTCAACGCGCTGCTTTTGGATCTGATCGAGCAGGCCTGA
- a CDS encoding branched-chain amino acid ABC transporter permease, with amino-acid sequence MLTRLLSGDTPRSGLLTLLLLAVLVSLAFAPFLFPGTKSLETAARICIFIVLVASYDLLLGYSGIVSFAHTMFFGIGAYGTALALSTSGPSYWSLAWGTVAGALVAAVFALAIGLFSLRVKAIFFAMVTLAVASAFAVFVSQMSWLTGGEDGLNYKIPRELTPAFKLVKEKVFGVRINGKLLAYYLVFFASLTLFLVMLRIVNSPFGRTLKAVRDNAFRAEAIGYKVVWYRTTATVLSAVMAALAGSLLAIWLRYTGPATTLSMEIMIDILLMVVIGGMGTLYGAVLGATLFILAQTYLQNLMGVAAEATSSVPLVSTLVAPERWLLWLGVLFILSVYFFPSGIVGRLRAGRA; translated from the coding sequence ATGCTCACCAGACTACTCTCCGGCGACACACCGCGCAGCGGCCTCCTGACCCTGTTGCTCCTGGCCGTTCTGGTCTCGCTCGCCTTTGCACCCTTCCTGTTTCCGGGGACCAAGTCGCTGGAGACCGCGGCGCGGATCTGCATCTTCATCGTGCTGGTGGCGAGTTATGACCTGTTGCTCGGCTATTCGGGGATCGTCTCCTTCGCGCATACGATGTTTTTCGGCATCGGCGCATACGGGACGGCGCTCGCGCTCAGTACGTCAGGCCCAAGCTACTGGTCGCTTGCCTGGGGCACCGTTGCCGGAGCGCTTGTCGCGGCCGTCTTCGCGCTCGCGATCGGGCTTTTTTCGTTGCGCGTCAAGGCGATCTTCTTCGCCATGGTGACGCTGGCGGTGGCAAGCGCGTTCGCGGTTTTCGTGTCGCAGATGTCCTGGCTGACGGGCGGCGAGGACGGGCTCAACTACAAGATCCCGCGCGAGCTGACGCCAGCCTTCAAGCTGGTCAAGGAGAAGGTTTTCGGCGTCCGGATCAACGGCAAGCTGCTTGCCTACTATCTCGTGTTCTTTGCGTCACTGACGCTTTTCCTGGTCATGCTGCGGATCGTCAATTCGCCCTTCGGGCGGACGCTCAAGGCCGTCCGGGACAACGCGTTCCGGGCCGAGGCGATCGGCTACAAGGTGGTCTGGTACCGCACCACAGCAACGGTCCTGTCCGCCGTCATGGCGGCGCTTGCCGGATCCCTGCTGGCGATCTGGCTGCGTTACACCGGGCCGGCCACGACGCTCTCCATGGAGATCATGATCGACATCCTGCTGATGGTGGTGATCGGGGGGATGGGTACGCTCTACGGGGCCGTTCTCGGAGCGACGCTGTTCATTCTCGCGCAGACCTATCTTCAGAACCTGATGGGTGTCGCGGCAGAGGCGACAAGTTCCGTGCCGCTTGTCTCCACGCTTGTTGCACCGGAACGCTGGCTGCTTTGGCTTGGTGTTCTATTTATCCTCTCGGTTTATTTCTTTCCGAGCGGGATTGTCGGAAGACTGCGGGCGGGGCGTGCTTGA